The proteins below come from a single Danio aesculapii chromosome 25, fDanAes4.1, whole genome shotgun sequence genomic window:
- the LOC130219680 gene encoding uncharacterized protein LOC130219680 produces MSASDSDYSIDWLASDDEDHDSDLESDCTTTQGQTTIPKFPSPGVIQLPQTYQTLSTRNGDKGEVMDNKSLSSQGSFSSSCDSSDYIKDGGCFLLGQENQTNYRGCPESPIAKNRQALKRTRSFMVLEQRERLLTPEQMEKDRLFACKCLELQCYIHPLSSILNGLRSGRYRERLSTFQESVAMDRIQRIMGVLQNPYMGERYVSIILKMEEMLKSWFPNIKPQRNDQANTAVLMEETTPCKKSKLSPATSPLLTGIANPATTSALSMGNKAVRVCHLTPPGPYSTTNLKWLHTSPISSPTAKQAQGTVQNCLTAHKDRDMTQDNSVSSSTDHLCKTKSAASQHPPAKINAPCLERLLKSTESIITQKGAMSLGDMASAWS; encoded by the exons ATGTCAGCTTCAGATTCGGACTATTCCATTGACTGGCTGGCTAGTGACGATGAGGACCATGATAGCGATTTAGAATCAGACTGTACCACAACACAGGGACAAACTACCATACCAAAATTCCCCTCCCCAGGGGTTATCCAGCTGCCCCAGACTTACCAGACACTCTCAACAAGGAATGGAGATAAAGGTGAGGTGATGGACAATAAAAGCTTGAGCTCACAGGGAAGTTTTTCTTCCAGCTGTGATAGTTCTGACTACATCAAGGATGGTGGCTGTTTTCTCCTGGGACAAGAGAATCAAACAAATTACAGAGGGTGCCCTGAGAGCCCTATAGCCAAAAATAGACAGGCACTGAAGAGAACACGGAGTTTCATGGTGCTGGAGCAAAGGGAGAGGCTGCTTACACCTGAACAAATGGAGAAAGACAGACTGTTTGCATGCAAG TGTCTGGAGCTGCAGTGTTATATTCACCCACTGTCCTCAATCCTTAATGGTCTCCGCTCAGGCAGATACAGAGAAC GCCTCAGCACTTTTCAAGAGAGTGTGGCCATGGACCGCATCCAGAGGATAATGGGGGTCCTGCAAAATCCTTACATGGG AGAGAGATATGTCAGTATCATTCTGAAAATGGAGGAAATGTTGAAAAGTTGGTTCCCTAATATAAAACCTCAACGAAATGACCAAGCCAATACTGCAGTGCTGATGGAGGAGACAACACCATGTAAGAAATCCAAG TTGTCTCCAGCTACATCACCCCTGCTCACTGGAATTGCAAACCCTGCAACCACAAGTGCCCTTTCTATGGGTAACAAGGCAGTGAGAGTCTGCCATCTCACTCCCCCTGGGCCCTACTCTACAACCAACCTAAAATGGCTTCACACATCTCCTATAAGCTCCCCAACTGCTAAACAGGCTCAGGGGACTGTTCAGAACTGTCTAACAGCCCACAAGGACAGGGACATGACACAAGACAATTCTGTGTCCTCCAGCACAGACCACCTGTGTAAGACCAAGTCTGCTGCCAGTCAACACCCTCCAGCCAAGATCAATGCACCATGCCTTGAGAGACTTCTTAAATCCACAGAAAGTATCATTACCCAGAAAGGCGCAATGAGTTTAGGTGACATGGCCAGTGCATGGTCTTAG